Proteins co-encoded in one Euleptes europaea isolate rEulEur1 chromosome 1, rEulEur1.hap1, whole genome shotgun sequence genomic window:
- the CEP131 gene encoding centrosomal protein of 131 kDa isoform X6: MKSGRGSSSSFQCTSSNGVDLSLTGLPMQVLQRPSSASPGKHIARSISVITENKPKRNILEDAGCGTSRAMNNLRRSNSTTQVNQQVNGAFNGVEQHGDFLTLFDSSSGGRKKLASLSKVSPEKKTTWNILDEQPRTFPVQSSSKEASTSMRKKEICVPLAANFTANNRSNKGAMGNSVTTMVHNNYSTADKTPAPKSSNQPTTSLNNIIKATSNEDTESSSYMKSQKNFSSSNILARNNNTSSSIPLRRQEVSEEEAERFINQVNLAAVTIQRWYRRHSQRHKEGMTQLGRLLTSKREERQQQLTEESNILNLQRKRDEERRKIREEKARLARRAAIQELQQKRAQKVLDRQRLVEEELAVMKESKKAGRRKPGKAGSVKNSSPANSVIKANNADANFNLAATDVEENTTMACLSIPGQNKLPEEQPQDVSSGKMASEDLETMITAASQAQSKVTLNELLDTLKLLEEEPELLPQAKACKEDKYAWIDGVTKISGEADSNSLTADNLEKFGKLNCSPGVPEEGTLLSEAKLQSIISFLDEMEKSEQERPRSAASASQREGLLSEEELAHLEQASAVATEVTSSIMRLKLEVEEKKRAITLLQTALLIDDKKFLNEKCEAVVAELKQVDQKYTKKIAQMQEQHELVWRTLGPLCEEIKKLKELMSATEKIRREKWIDEKTKKIKEITVKGLEPEIQKLIAKHKQEIKKLKALHEAELLQSDERAAQRYVRQAEELKEMLEHEKEEQGQRERELARQRYEKQLEQEEQALQQQRRRLYSEVAEEKERLNQQAARQRAELEELRQQLEENSSVVTRALKEEYEKGREEQERRHQAEVQALKVRLEIEKQAWEANYLKKEEAWLHTRERELKEEVRKERDKEIELVIQRLEADMSSAKEECERATENRIKRVRDKYEAELQELERSERKFQERCSELKGRLSEAEGETVHLRGLLRQKEQEMEDIRKVKDQLAQERSSLSEVIRQEFADRLVGTEEENKRLKAEMAELRARQRLELDRVTRDKEEELEEVHKRVKTAIVKKEETVNSLRKQFEAAMKRADHLEALLEQQRKQLLGAK, encoded by the exons ATGAAGAGTGGCCGTGGCAGCAGTTCCTCCTTCCAGTGTACAAGTTCCAATGGTGTTGATCTTAGCCTTACAGGTCTACCTATGCAAGTGCTTCAACGTCCAAGCAGTGCCTCTCCAGGCAAGCACATTGCTCGCTCCATTTCCGTCATCACAGAAAACAAGCCAAAGCGGAATATCCTA GAAGATGCAGGGTGTGGCACCTCCAGAGCCATGAACAATTTACGAAGATCCAACAGCACAACTCAGGTTAATCAGCAAGTGAATGGTGCCTTCAA cGGTGTGGAGCAGCATGGAGACTTTCTGACTTTATTTGATAGCAGCTCAGGTGGAAGAAAGAAATTAGCAAGTTTGAGCAAAGTTTCTCCAGAAAAGAAAACCACATGGAATATTCTG GATGAGCAGCCTAGAACCTTTCCTGTTCAGTCCAGCTCCAAGGAGGCCTCCACAAGCATGAGGAAGAAAGAAATCTGTGTGCCACTTGCAGCCAACTTCACTGCCAATAACAG GAGTAACAAAGGAGCCATGGGCAACAGTGTCACCACCATGGTGCATAACAACTACTCCACTGCAGACAAGACCCCTGCTCccaagagctccaaccagcccaCAACGTCCCTGAA CAACATTATCAAAGCCACCTCCAATGAAGACACAGAGAGCAGCAGCTACATGAAGTCCCAGAAGAACTTTTCCAGCAGTAACATCTTGGCTCGGAACAATAACACCAGCAGCAGCATCCCCCTCCGGAGGCAGGAAGTGTCAGAGGAGGAGGCTGAACG GTTCATTAACCAGGTCAACTTGGCTGCCGTGACCATCCAGCGGTGGTACAGAAGGCACTCGCAGAGGCACAAAGAAGGCATGACCCAGCTTGGGCGCTTACTAACTTCCAAAAGAGAG GAAAGGCAGCAGCAACTCACAGAGGAGAGCAACATCTTGAATTTGCAACGGAAGCGAGATGAAGAGCGGAGAAAAATTCGAGAGGAGAAGGCACGTCTGGCCAGGAGAGCAGCCATACAG GAATTGCAGCAGAAACGGGCCCAAAAAGTCTTAGATAGGCAACGCTTGGTTGAGGAGGAGCTGGCAGTtatgaaagaaagcaagaaagcaggaagaagaaaGCCTGGGAAGGCTGGCTCTGTGAAGAATAGCAGCCCTGCCAACAGCGTAATCAAAGCCAACAATGCAG ATGCTAACTTCAACTTGGCAGCTACAGATGTAGAAGAAAACACTACCATGGCATGTCTCTCTATCCCAGGACAAAACAAACTACCTGAAGAGCAGCCACAG GATGTCAGCTCTGGAAAGATGGCCAGTGAAGATCTGGAGACGATGATCACGGCCGCAAGCCAGGCGCAGTCCAAAGTGACCCTTAACGAGCTGCTGGACACCCTAAAGCTTTTGGAGGAGGAACCAGAGTTGCTGCCACAGGCGAAGGCCTGCAAGGAGGATAAATATGCTTGGATTGATGGGGTAACTAAGATAAGTGGG GAGGCAGATTCAAATTCTCTTACTGCTGATAACCTGGAGAAGTTTGGGAAACTGAACTGTTCTCCAGGAGTCCCTGAGGAAGGAACGTTACTGTCAGAGGCCAAGCTTCAGAGCATCATTAGCTTCTTGGATGAAATGGAGAAATCTGAGCAGGAGAGGCCCAGGTCTGCTGCCTCTGCTTCACAGCGAGAG GGGCTATTGTCAGAAGAAGAGCTAGCTCACCTGGAGCAGGCCTCAGCTGTTGCCACAGAAGTCACCAGCTCCATTATGCGGCTGAAGCTGGAAgtagaagagaaaaagagagccATCACATTGCTACAGACTGCCCTG CTGATTGATGATAAGAAGTTTCTGAATGAGAAATGTGAAGCAGTAGTGGCTGAGCTGAAGCAAGTGGATCAGAAATATAccaagaaaattgcccagatgCAGGAGCAGCATGAACTG gTCTGGCGCACTCTGGGCCCCCTCTGTGAG GAAATAAAGAAGCTGAAGGAGCTCATGAGCGCCACAGAGAAGATCCGTCGAGAGAAATGGATTGATGAGAAAACCAAGAAAATCAAAGAGATCACTGTTAAAG gtctGGAACCTGAGATTCAGAAACTCATTGCTAAGCATAAGCAGGAGATCAAAAAGCTGAAAGCACTGCATGAGGCAGAGCTATTACAGTCAGACGAGCGGGCAGCCCAGCGCTATGTACGCCAGGCCGAGGAGCTGAAGGAGATGCTGGAGCATGAGAAGGAAGAGCAGGGGCAACGAGAGAGAGAGCTGGCGAGGCAACG GTATGAGAAGCAGCTGGAGCAGGAGGAACAGGCTTTGCAGCAACAGCGGCGCCGGCTCTACAGTGAAGTGGCTGAGGAAAAAGAGAGGCTCAaccagcaggcagccag GCAGAGAGCTGAGCTGGAGGAATTGCGGCAGCAGCTGGAAGAAAACAGCTCCGTCGTCACCAGAGCATTGAAGGAGGAGTAtgagaaggggagagaggagCAGGAGAGACGCCACCAG GCAGAGGTCCAGGCCCTGAAGGTGCGGCTGGAGATAGAGAAGCAGGCCTGGGAGGCTAATTACCTGAAGAAGGAG GAGGCCTGGTTGCACACCAGAGAGCGAGAGCTGAAGGAGGAAGTACGGAAGGAGAGGGACAAAGAGATTGAATTAGTCATCCAGCGGCTAGAGGCTGACATGTCATCTGCCAAGGAGGAGTGTGAAAGAGCCACAGAGAACCG AATCAAGAGAGTACGTGACAAATACGAAGCAGAACTGCAGGAGCTGGAGCGGTCAGAACGCAAGTTCCAGGAGCGCTGCAGTGAGCTGAAGGGGCGCCTGTCAGAGGCAGAAGGCGAGACTGTCCATCTGCGGGGTCTGCTGCGGCAGAAGGAACAGGAGATGGAGGATATCCGCAAG GTGAAGGACCAGCTAGCTCAGGAACGCAGCAGCCTGTCTGAGGTTATCCGGCAGGAGTTCGCTGACCGGCTTGTGGGCACAGAAGAGGAGAATAAGCGGCTCAAAGCAGAGATGGCTGAGCTTCGTGCCCGCCAACGCTTGGAGCTGGATAGAGTGACAcgtgacaaagaagaagagctggaagAGGTGCATAAAAG
- the CEP131 gene encoding centrosomal protein of 131 kDa isoform X3 has product MKSGRGSSSSFQCTSSNGVDLSLTGLPMQVLQRPSSASPGKHIARSISVITENKPKRNILEDAGCGTSRAMNNLRRSNSTTQVNQQVNGAFNGVEQHGDFLTLFDSSSGGRKKLASLSKVSPEKKTTWNILDEQPRTFPVQSSSKEASTSMRKKEICVPLAANFTANNRSNKGAMGNSVTTMVHNNYSTADKTPAPKSSNQPTTSLNNIIKATSNEDTESSSYMKSQKNFSSSNILARNNNTSSSIPLRRQEVSEEEAERFINQVNLAAVTIQRWYRRHSQRHKEGMTQLGRLLTSKREERQQQLTEESNILNLQRKRDEERRKIREEKARLARRAAIQELQQKRAQKVLDRQRLVEEELAVMKESKKAGRRKPGKAGSVKNSSPANSVIKANNADANFNLAATDVEENTTMACLSIPGQNKLPEEQPQDVSSGKMASEDLETMITAASQAQSKVTLNELLDTLKLLEEEPELLPQAKACKEDKYAWIDGVTKISGEADSNSLTADNLEKFGKLNCSPGVPEEGTLLSEAKLQSIISFLDEMEKSEQERPRSAASASQREGLLSEEELAHLEQASAVATEVTSSIMRLKLEVEEKKRAITLLQTALAQQRELTVRHIKETEKELSHQLALQREQYEAAIQRHLAFIDQLIDDKKFLNEKCEAVVAELKQVDQKYTKKIAQMQEQHELEIKKLKELMSATEKIRREKWIDEKTKKIKEITVKGLEPEIQKLIAKHKQEIKKLKALHEAELLQSDERAAQRYVRQAEELKEMLEHEKEEQGQRERELARQRYEKQLEQEEQALQQQRRRLYSEVAEEKERLNQQAARQRAELEELRQQLEENSSVVTRALKEEYEKGREEQERRHQAEVQALKVRLEIEKQAWEANYLKKEEAWLHTRERELKEEVRKERDKEIELVIQRLEADMSSAKEECERATENRIKRVRDKYEAELQELERSERKFQERCSELKGRLSEAEGETVHLRGLLRQKEQEMEDIRKVKDQLAQERSSLSEVIRQEFADRLVGTEEENKRLKAEMAELRARQRLELDRVTRDKEEELEEVHKRVKTAIVKKEETVNSLRKQFEAAMKRADHLEALLEQQRKQLLGAK; this is encoded by the exons ATGAAGAGTGGCCGTGGCAGCAGTTCCTCCTTCCAGTGTACAAGTTCCAATGGTGTTGATCTTAGCCTTACAGGTCTACCTATGCAAGTGCTTCAACGTCCAAGCAGTGCCTCTCCAGGCAAGCACATTGCTCGCTCCATTTCCGTCATCACAGAAAACAAGCCAAAGCGGAATATCCTA GAAGATGCAGGGTGTGGCACCTCCAGAGCCATGAACAATTTACGAAGATCCAACAGCACAACTCAGGTTAATCAGCAAGTGAATGGTGCCTTCAA cGGTGTGGAGCAGCATGGAGACTTTCTGACTTTATTTGATAGCAGCTCAGGTGGAAGAAAGAAATTAGCAAGTTTGAGCAAAGTTTCTCCAGAAAAGAAAACCACATGGAATATTCTG GATGAGCAGCCTAGAACCTTTCCTGTTCAGTCCAGCTCCAAGGAGGCCTCCACAAGCATGAGGAAGAAAGAAATCTGTGTGCCACTTGCAGCCAACTTCACTGCCAATAACAG GAGTAACAAAGGAGCCATGGGCAACAGTGTCACCACCATGGTGCATAACAACTACTCCACTGCAGACAAGACCCCTGCTCccaagagctccaaccagcccaCAACGTCCCTGAA CAACATTATCAAAGCCACCTCCAATGAAGACACAGAGAGCAGCAGCTACATGAAGTCCCAGAAGAACTTTTCCAGCAGTAACATCTTGGCTCGGAACAATAACACCAGCAGCAGCATCCCCCTCCGGAGGCAGGAAGTGTCAGAGGAGGAGGCTGAACG GTTCATTAACCAGGTCAACTTGGCTGCCGTGACCATCCAGCGGTGGTACAGAAGGCACTCGCAGAGGCACAAAGAAGGCATGACCCAGCTTGGGCGCTTACTAACTTCCAAAAGAGAG GAAAGGCAGCAGCAACTCACAGAGGAGAGCAACATCTTGAATTTGCAACGGAAGCGAGATGAAGAGCGGAGAAAAATTCGAGAGGAGAAGGCACGTCTGGCCAGGAGAGCAGCCATACAG GAATTGCAGCAGAAACGGGCCCAAAAAGTCTTAGATAGGCAACGCTTGGTTGAGGAGGAGCTGGCAGTtatgaaagaaagcaagaaagcaggaagaagaaaGCCTGGGAAGGCTGGCTCTGTGAAGAATAGCAGCCCTGCCAACAGCGTAATCAAAGCCAACAATGCAG ATGCTAACTTCAACTTGGCAGCTACAGATGTAGAAGAAAACACTACCATGGCATGTCTCTCTATCCCAGGACAAAACAAACTACCTGAAGAGCAGCCACAG GATGTCAGCTCTGGAAAGATGGCCAGTGAAGATCTGGAGACGATGATCACGGCCGCAAGCCAGGCGCAGTCCAAAGTGACCCTTAACGAGCTGCTGGACACCCTAAAGCTTTTGGAGGAGGAACCAGAGTTGCTGCCACAGGCGAAGGCCTGCAAGGAGGATAAATATGCTTGGATTGATGGGGTAACTAAGATAAGTGGG GAGGCAGATTCAAATTCTCTTACTGCTGATAACCTGGAGAAGTTTGGGAAACTGAACTGTTCTCCAGGAGTCCCTGAGGAAGGAACGTTACTGTCAGAGGCCAAGCTTCAGAGCATCATTAGCTTCTTGGATGAAATGGAGAAATCTGAGCAGGAGAGGCCCAGGTCTGCTGCCTCTGCTTCACAGCGAGAG GGGCTATTGTCAGAAGAAGAGCTAGCTCACCTGGAGCAGGCCTCAGCTGTTGCCACAGAAGTCACCAGCTCCATTATGCGGCTGAAGCTGGAAgtagaagagaaaaagagagccATCACATTGCTACAGACTGCCCTG GCTCAGCAGCGGGAGCTGACTGTGCGGCATATCaaagagacagagaaggagcTGAGTCACCAATTAGCACTGCAGAGGGAGCAGTATGAGGCAGCAATCCAGCGGCACTTGGCCTTCATCGACCAG CTGATTGATGATAAGAAGTTTCTGAATGAGAAATGTGAAGCAGTAGTGGCTGAGCTGAAGCAAGTGGATCAGAAATATAccaagaaaattgcccagatgCAGGAGCAGCATGAACTG GAAATAAAGAAGCTGAAGGAGCTCATGAGCGCCACAGAGAAGATCCGTCGAGAGAAATGGATTGATGAGAAAACCAAGAAAATCAAAGAGATCACTGTTAAAG gtctGGAACCTGAGATTCAGAAACTCATTGCTAAGCATAAGCAGGAGATCAAAAAGCTGAAAGCACTGCATGAGGCAGAGCTATTACAGTCAGACGAGCGGGCAGCCCAGCGCTATGTACGCCAGGCCGAGGAGCTGAAGGAGATGCTGGAGCATGAGAAGGAAGAGCAGGGGCAACGAGAGAGAGAGCTGGCGAGGCAACG GTATGAGAAGCAGCTGGAGCAGGAGGAACAGGCTTTGCAGCAACAGCGGCGCCGGCTCTACAGTGAAGTGGCTGAGGAAAAAGAGAGGCTCAaccagcaggcagccag GCAGAGAGCTGAGCTGGAGGAATTGCGGCAGCAGCTGGAAGAAAACAGCTCCGTCGTCACCAGAGCATTGAAGGAGGAGTAtgagaaggggagagaggagCAGGAGAGACGCCACCAG GCAGAGGTCCAGGCCCTGAAGGTGCGGCTGGAGATAGAGAAGCAGGCCTGGGAGGCTAATTACCTGAAGAAGGAG GAGGCCTGGTTGCACACCAGAGAGCGAGAGCTGAAGGAGGAAGTACGGAAGGAGAGGGACAAAGAGATTGAATTAGTCATCCAGCGGCTAGAGGCTGACATGTCATCTGCCAAGGAGGAGTGTGAAAGAGCCACAGAGAACCG AATCAAGAGAGTACGTGACAAATACGAAGCAGAACTGCAGGAGCTGGAGCGGTCAGAACGCAAGTTCCAGGAGCGCTGCAGTGAGCTGAAGGGGCGCCTGTCAGAGGCAGAAGGCGAGACTGTCCATCTGCGGGGTCTGCTGCGGCAGAAGGAACAGGAGATGGAGGATATCCGCAAG GTGAAGGACCAGCTAGCTCAGGAACGCAGCAGCCTGTCTGAGGTTATCCGGCAGGAGTTCGCTGACCGGCTTGTGGGCACAGAAGAGGAGAATAAGCGGCTCAAAGCAGAGATGGCTGAGCTTCGTGCCCGCCAACGCTTGGAGCTGGATAGAGTGACAcgtgacaaagaagaagagctggaagAGGTGCATAAAAG
- the CEP131 gene encoding centrosomal protein of 131 kDa isoform X5 — protein MKSGRGSSSSFQCTSSNGVDLSLTGLPMQVLQRPSSASPGKHIARSISVITENKPKRNILEDAGCGTSRAMNNLRRSNSTTQVNQQVNGAFNGVEQHGDFLTLFDSSSGGRKKLASLSKVSPEKKTTWNILDEQPRTFPVQSSSKEASTSMRKKEICVPLAANFTANNRSNKGAMGNSVTTMVHNNYSTADKTPAPKSSNQPTTSLNNIIKATSNEDTESSSYMKSQKNFSSSNILARNNNTSSSIPLRRQEVSEEEAERFINQVNLAAVTIQRWYRRHSQRHKEGMTQLGRLLTSKREERQQQLTEESNILNLQRKRDEERRKIREEKARLARRAAIQELQQKRAQKVLDRQRLVEEELAVMKESKKAGRRKPGKAGSVKNSSPANSVIKANNADANFNLAATDVEENTTMACLSIPGQNKLPEEQPQDVSSGKMASEDLETMITAASQAQSKVTLNELLDTLKLLEEEPELLPQAKACKEDKYAWIDGVTKISGEADSNSLTADNLEKFGKLNCSPGVPEEGTLLSEAKLQSIISFLDEMEKSEQERPRSAASASQREGLLSEEELAHLEQASAVATEVTSSIMRLKLEVEEKKRAITLLQTALAQQRELTVRHIKETEKELSHQLALQREQYEAAIQRHLAFIDQLIDDKKFLNEKCEAVVAELKQVDQKYTKKIAQMQEQHELVWRTLGPLCEEIKKLKELMSATEKIRREKWIDEKTKKIKEITVKGLEPEIQKLIAKHKQEIKKLKALHEAELLQSDERAAQRYVRQAEELKEMLEHEKEEQGQRERELARQRYEKQLEQEEQALQQQRRRLYSEVAEEKERLNQQAARQRAELEELRQQLEENSSVVTRALKEEYEKGREEQERRHQEAWLHTRERELKEEVRKERDKEIELVIQRLEADMSSAKEECERATENRIKRVRDKYEAELQELERSERKFQERCSELKGRLSEAEGETVHLRGLLRQKEQEMEDIRKVKDQLAQERSSLSEVIRQEFADRLVGTEEENKRLKAEMAELRARQRLELDRVTRDKEEELEEVHKRVKTAIVKKEETVNSLRKQFEAAMKRADHLEALLEQQRKQLLGAK, from the exons ATGAAGAGTGGCCGTGGCAGCAGTTCCTCCTTCCAGTGTACAAGTTCCAATGGTGTTGATCTTAGCCTTACAGGTCTACCTATGCAAGTGCTTCAACGTCCAAGCAGTGCCTCTCCAGGCAAGCACATTGCTCGCTCCATTTCCGTCATCACAGAAAACAAGCCAAAGCGGAATATCCTA GAAGATGCAGGGTGTGGCACCTCCAGAGCCATGAACAATTTACGAAGATCCAACAGCACAACTCAGGTTAATCAGCAAGTGAATGGTGCCTTCAA cGGTGTGGAGCAGCATGGAGACTTTCTGACTTTATTTGATAGCAGCTCAGGTGGAAGAAAGAAATTAGCAAGTTTGAGCAAAGTTTCTCCAGAAAAGAAAACCACATGGAATATTCTG GATGAGCAGCCTAGAACCTTTCCTGTTCAGTCCAGCTCCAAGGAGGCCTCCACAAGCATGAGGAAGAAAGAAATCTGTGTGCCACTTGCAGCCAACTTCACTGCCAATAACAG GAGTAACAAAGGAGCCATGGGCAACAGTGTCACCACCATGGTGCATAACAACTACTCCACTGCAGACAAGACCCCTGCTCccaagagctccaaccagcccaCAACGTCCCTGAA CAACATTATCAAAGCCACCTCCAATGAAGACACAGAGAGCAGCAGCTACATGAAGTCCCAGAAGAACTTTTCCAGCAGTAACATCTTGGCTCGGAACAATAACACCAGCAGCAGCATCCCCCTCCGGAGGCAGGAAGTGTCAGAGGAGGAGGCTGAACG GTTCATTAACCAGGTCAACTTGGCTGCCGTGACCATCCAGCGGTGGTACAGAAGGCACTCGCAGAGGCACAAAGAAGGCATGACCCAGCTTGGGCGCTTACTAACTTCCAAAAGAGAG GAAAGGCAGCAGCAACTCACAGAGGAGAGCAACATCTTGAATTTGCAACGGAAGCGAGATGAAGAGCGGAGAAAAATTCGAGAGGAGAAGGCACGTCTGGCCAGGAGAGCAGCCATACAG GAATTGCAGCAGAAACGGGCCCAAAAAGTCTTAGATAGGCAACGCTTGGTTGAGGAGGAGCTGGCAGTtatgaaagaaagcaagaaagcaggaagaagaaaGCCTGGGAAGGCTGGCTCTGTGAAGAATAGCAGCCCTGCCAACAGCGTAATCAAAGCCAACAATGCAG ATGCTAACTTCAACTTGGCAGCTACAGATGTAGAAGAAAACACTACCATGGCATGTCTCTCTATCCCAGGACAAAACAAACTACCTGAAGAGCAGCCACAG GATGTCAGCTCTGGAAAGATGGCCAGTGAAGATCTGGAGACGATGATCACGGCCGCAAGCCAGGCGCAGTCCAAAGTGACCCTTAACGAGCTGCTGGACACCCTAAAGCTTTTGGAGGAGGAACCAGAGTTGCTGCCACAGGCGAAGGCCTGCAAGGAGGATAAATATGCTTGGATTGATGGGGTAACTAAGATAAGTGGG GAGGCAGATTCAAATTCTCTTACTGCTGATAACCTGGAGAAGTTTGGGAAACTGAACTGTTCTCCAGGAGTCCCTGAGGAAGGAACGTTACTGTCAGAGGCCAAGCTTCAGAGCATCATTAGCTTCTTGGATGAAATGGAGAAATCTGAGCAGGAGAGGCCCAGGTCTGCTGCCTCTGCTTCACAGCGAGAG GGGCTATTGTCAGAAGAAGAGCTAGCTCACCTGGAGCAGGCCTCAGCTGTTGCCACAGAAGTCACCAGCTCCATTATGCGGCTGAAGCTGGAAgtagaagagaaaaagagagccATCACATTGCTACAGACTGCCCTG GCTCAGCAGCGGGAGCTGACTGTGCGGCATATCaaagagacagagaaggagcTGAGTCACCAATTAGCACTGCAGAGGGAGCAGTATGAGGCAGCAATCCAGCGGCACTTGGCCTTCATCGACCAG CTGATTGATGATAAGAAGTTTCTGAATGAGAAATGTGAAGCAGTAGTGGCTGAGCTGAAGCAAGTGGATCAGAAATATAccaagaaaattgcccagatgCAGGAGCAGCATGAACTG gTCTGGCGCACTCTGGGCCCCCTCTGTGAG GAAATAAAGAAGCTGAAGGAGCTCATGAGCGCCACAGAGAAGATCCGTCGAGAGAAATGGATTGATGAGAAAACCAAGAAAATCAAAGAGATCACTGTTAAAG gtctGGAACCTGAGATTCAGAAACTCATTGCTAAGCATAAGCAGGAGATCAAAAAGCTGAAAGCACTGCATGAGGCAGAGCTATTACAGTCAGACGAGCGGGCAGCCCAGCGCTATGTACGCCAGGCCGAGGAGCTGAAGGAGATGCTGGAGCATGAGAAGGAAGAGCAGGGGCAACGAGAGAGAGAGCTGGCGAGGCAACG GTATGAGAAGCAGCTGGAGCAGGAGGAACAGGCTTTGCAGCAACAGCGGCGCCGGCTCTACAGTGAAGTGGCTGAGGAAAAAGAGAGGCTCAaccagcaggcagccag GCAGAGAGCTGAGCTGGAGGAATTGCGGCAGCAGCTGGAAGAAAACAGCTCCGTCGTCACCAGAGCATTGAAGGAGGAGTAtgagaaggggagagaggagCAGGAGAGACGCCACCAG GAGGCCTGGTTGCACACCAGAGAGCGAGAGCTGAAGGAGGAAGTACGGAAGGAGAGGGACAAAGAGATTGAATTAGTCATCCAGCGGCTAGAGGCTGACATGTCATCTGCCAAGGAGGAGTGTGAAAGAGCCACAGAGAACCG AATCAAGAGAGTACGTGACAAATACGAAGCAGAACTGCAGGAGCTGGAGCGGTCAGAACGCAAGTTCCAGGAGCGCTGCAGTGAGCTGAAGGGGCGCCTGTCAGAGGCAGAAGGCGAGACTGTCCATCTGCGGGGTCTGCTGCGGCAGAAGGAACAGGAGATGGAGGATATCCGCAAG GTGAAGGACCAGCTAGCTCAGGAACGCAGCAGCCTGTCTGAGGTTATCCGGCAGGAGTTCGCTGACCGGCTTGTGGGCACAGAAGAGGAGAATAAGCGGCTCAAAGCAGAGATGGCTGAGCTTCGTGCCCGCCAACGCTTGGAGCTGGATAGAGTGACAcgtgacaaagaagaagagctggaagAGGTGCATAAAAG